One genomic segment of Naumovozyma castellii chromosome 7, complete genome includes these proteins:
- the MLF3 gene encoding Mlf3p (ancestral locus Anc_2.222), whose amino-acid sequence MDPLTEGTQFPPPSPTISETSLIFERDVQEQYTFSNASGNTTSTTVSSVTVPLFKERSNSSVYMKKQHTRGSFPQPVMINNSRNRKTSRSNSSSSSQSQLFRSRSIDPSSPLSPSDFILSPSPASQRYHHHRHHTLENFVAPALDASCSIITDENTGINDVDLVYSRRPSTLGLNLALGGSKSYSTSSISLSEANSSSSGSGSGSNSSQKTITDETDMNFEPISDSDSRSNANLNVTTDSHSRVLRFYSYADLLSHEKTALPTSNSIPNVHRPSSAASTSSLPRSSIIPASPSQSQNNTTFLDPFNRKNLPSSATSDSLLSPQHIHYRKYSNSILSKSPHSRISSIGNKNKRNLSTDSSHSQESKQKPKSKANTNFHIESSGSDDYSSDEEDEIEEPTASIPYQSYQHHNLLREPNHLRITTSPSPLLKARSYSNTGNIGTNSPLLSCFNSSSNHTISSPMMVTSPVSTTTPISVSPSPFFSNKRRTYSNSNVLFNDDIPSSPLQKGKLSVLLRNKIKTNSKANTHSTDNTNVTSNSSKK is encoded by the coding sequence ATGGACCCTCTGACTGAAGGAACACAGTTCCCACCACCATCGCCAACGATAAGCGAGACGTCCCTGATCTTCGAGAGGGATGTGCAGGAACAGTACACCTTCTCAAATGCCAGCGGAAATACTACATCCACCACGGTATCCTCCGTCACAGTACCTCTTTTTAAGGAACGGAGTAATTCTAGTGTCTATATGAAGAAGCAACACACTCGTGGATCGTTCCCACAACCAGTCATGATAAACAATAGTAGGAACAGGAAGACTTCCAGATCTAACTCTTCTAGTTCGTCACAATCACAGTTGTTTCGCAGTCGTTCCATAGATCCATCATCACCTTTATCTCCCTCGGATTTCATTCTCTCTCCATCACCAGCCTCACAACGGTATCATCACCATAGACATCATACTTTGGAAAACTTCGTTGCCCCTGCTCTTGATGCAAGTTGCTCCATTATCACGGACGAGAATACAGGGATAAATGATGTAGACTTGGTCTATTCTAGAAGACCTTCCACATTAGGATTGAATCTAGCATTGGGAGGCTCAAAAAGCTACTCTACTTCGTCCATATCTTTATCTGAAGCCAACTCTTCCTCATCTGGATCTGGATCTGGCTCAAACTCTTCTCAGAAAACGATCACAGATGAAACCGACATGAATTTTGAACCAATTTCAGATTCAGATTCTAGGTCTAACGCAAATTTGAATGTTACGACAGATTCACATTCACGAGTGCTTAGATTTTACTCATACGCCGATTTACTGTCTCATGAAAAGACAGCATTGCCAACTTCAAATTCTATCCCAAACGTTCATAGACCTTCATCTGCCGCATCCACATCGTCACTCCCAAGATCATCCATTATTCCAGCTTCTCCATCACAATCACAAAACAATACTACATTCTTGGATCCATTTAACAGAAAAAATCTTCCCTCGTCGGCCACTTCAGATTCTTTACTTTCACCTCAACATATTCATTACAGAAAATATTctaattcaattctttccaaatcacCTCATTCAAGAATATCAAGTATTGGTAACAAGAATAAGAGAAACTTAAGTACAGATAGTTCCCATTCTCAAGAATCAAAGCAAAAGCCAAAATCAAAAGCAAATACAAATTTCCATATAGAGTCCAGTGGTAGTGATGATTATTCTTCGGATGAGGaggatgaaattgaagagcCCACAGCATCAATTCCATATCAATCCTACCAACATCATAATCTCTTGAGAGAACCTAACCATCTAAGGATAACAACATCACCTTctccattattgaaagcAAGATCGTATTCCAATACAGGAAACATTGGAACTAATTCTCCTTTATTGTCATGCTTTAATAGCAGTAGCAATCACACTATAAGTAGTCCAATGATGGTAACATCTCCTGTTTCGACGACAACCCCAATATCTGTTTCACCATCTCCATTTTTCTCAAATAAGAGAAGGACGTATTCTAATTCAAATGTTCTttttaatgatgatatcCCTTCATCACCTCTGCAAAAGGGTAAGTTATCTGttttattaagaaataaaattaagACAAATAGCAAAGCAAACACACACTCCACTGATAATACTAATGTGACCTCTAACTCTTCCAAAAAATGA
- the RNH201 gene encoding ribonuclease H2 catalytic subunit RNH201 (ancestral locus Anc_2.224) produces the protein MLPPTVTDSIGSLHTKTHFSPVPLSVLKGDSPVILGVDEAGRGPVLGPMVYGISYCTSQYQDEVLIPHYDFDDSKKLTDAVRRDLFHKMYETRDIEDVGYATTVITPTDISSGMLRFPPSKNYNLNQQAHDVTMDLIKGVLDRGVQLSHVYVDTVGPPASYQKKLEDRFPEVGAFTVAKKADSLYCVVSVASVVAKVTRDILVESLKRSDDEIIGSGYPSDPKTVKWLRETQTPLFGWPIEMVRFSWQTCQTLMKDGNNGSIPIEWEEDFINSKKNMAQQWTLDDQNSKKVITLDSWFI, from the coding sequence ATGCTCCCTCCCACAGTGACAGACTCCATTGGGTCCCTGCATACGAAAACACATTTTTCACCTGTGCCGCTATCAGTGCTGAAGGGCGACTCTCCGGTAATTTTGGGTGTCGATGAAGCAGGAAGAGGTCCTGTACTGGGACCCATGGTGTACGGTATCAGCTACTGCACAAGTCAGTACCAAGATGAAGTGTTGATCCCACACTACGACTTCGACGACTCGAAGAAACTAACAGATGCGGTTCGTAGAGACTTGTTCCATAAGATGTACGAGACAAGAGACATTGAAGATGTTGGGTATGCCACTACAGTCATTACACCAACGGACATCTCTAGTGGGATGCTGAGGTTTCCGCCCTCAAAGAATTACAATTTGAACCAGCAGGCTCATGATGTGACCATGGATTTAATTAAAGGTGTCCTAGATAGAGGTGTTCAATTGAGTCACGTTTACGTGGACACTGTGGGTCCACCAGCTAGCTATCAGAAAAAATTGGAGGATAGGTTCCCCGAGGTGGGTGCATTCACGGTGGCTAAGAAGGCCGATTCGTTGTATTGCGTGGTTAGTGTCGCTAGTGTTGTGGCTAAAGTAACAAGAGATATACTAGTGGAATCATTAAAACGatctgatgatgaaataaTAGGGTCAGGGTACCCATCGGACCCCAAGACCGTTAAATGGTTAAGGGAAACGCAAACTCCATTGTTTGGGTGGCCCATAGAAATGGTCAGGTTCTCCTGGCAGACTTGTCAGACGTTGATGAAGGACGGTAATAATGGATCGATACCAATCGAGTGGGAGGAAGATTTTataaattccaagaaaaatatgGCCCAACAATGGACCCTCGATGACCAGAATTCGAAGAAGGTGATCACCCTAGACAGTTGGTTCATATAG
- the FKH2 gene encoding forkhead family transcription factor FKH2 (ancestral locus Anc_2.230): protein MSNNNNKASGSYTAKEHQEFVNAVISALEAPETPTTVSLEYSNVKNDAAEIQAYAKLAGSNWTYYLKEVEVSIGRNTEPTANSQYNEKPVDIDLGPAKVVSRKHAVIKYNREQGGWELHVLGRNGAKVNFQKIQSGHNVLPIRLSSGTVLDIGGTQMMFILPDQQPYISPLCLEALIPRLFTSYGMKGNENKILHDVIRESRYFQDFQQQQGSQQGLERGEINDSEQQQQQLKNQPQQQKVKAFKMYGSGNLNYPNGTQFVNHQTPMNSSDMFNVNDVGRRSSNTSSGGTLPDSRNMLTSSFPQSLDYASDLSRDENKAVKPPHSYATMITQAILSTPEGVILLADIYKFISSNYAYYRFAKSGWQNSIRHNLSLNKAFEKVPRKPNEPGKGMKWRINAEYQNDFITKWNTGKIGKIRRGSSVARQLQLHMSKFNSLPSSNPAQNQVVGQQTQLNQPPPAPLPQRQQQQQRMEPQQQQFMIQSQQSQAYTPVNQLNQQPSRNGPPIINVHNVNNDVPPHYPLGLIPERPQTDMNNNQMKPPSMPAHLSRNASNNALVSFTKAASKIQNSISQQKALPPIVTGAQPQTNLSQTDPSSNQLNGASTNIQLSPTYDSLLRSPTKAFHIKQMEAYTPERGSGLQNRSPLNNNYSNQNISGNAATLNTNNNRKLAAPVSSLTVTNLENNPKFTPSSNKSQGNRSSPNVWNLLQFSSVNNTASIINNNGSNQPETNISSESKEMASSPLKRHDDSDPADGTNGKKLMLDTDGAKISVVNDL, encoded by the coding sequence AtgtcaaataataataataaagcTTCAGGATCATACACTGCTAAGGAACATCAAGAGTTCGTCAATGCTGTAATATCCGCACTAGAAGCACCAGAGACTCCGACCACAGTTTCCTTGGAGTATTCAAACGTTAAGAATGATGCTGCTGAAATTCAAGCCTATGCAAAATTGGCAGGTTCTAATTGGacttattatttgaaagaagtgGAAGTTTCTATTGGAAGAAACACAGAACCTACGGCCAATAGtcaatataatgaaaaaccTGTAGACATTGATCTAGGCCCTGCAAAAGTGGTATCGAGGAAACATGCAGTGattaaatataatagaGAACAAGGTGGTTGGGAATTACATGTATTGGGAAGAAATGGTGCTAAAGTTAATTTTCAGAAAATCCAATCCGGTCATAATGTTTTGCCCATCAGATTATCTTCTGGTACAGTACTAGACATTGGTGGAACACAAATGATGTTTATATTACCAGATCAGCAACCTTATATTTCTCCCTTATGTTTAGAAGCTTTGATTCCAAGACTATTTACATCGTACGGAATGAAAGGTAACGAAAATAAAATACTACACGACGTCATTAGAGAGTCAAGATACTTCCAAGActttcaacaacaacaaggCTCTCAGCAAGGCTTGGAACGTGGTGAGATTAATGACTcagaacaacaacaacaacaactgaAAAACCAgccacaacaacaaaaggTGAAAGCGTTCAAGATGTATGGCAGtggaaatttaaattatccCAATGGAACCCAATTTGTCAATCACCAGACACCAATGAATTCATCTGATATGTTCAATGTTAATGATGTCGGAAGAAGGTCATCAAACACTTCTTCAGGAGGGACTCTCCCCGATTCAAGAAACATGTTAACCTCATCATTTCCTCAATCGTTAGACTACGCCTCCGATCTTTCTCGAGATGAGAATAAAGCTGTGAAACCACCACATTCATATGCTACCATGATTACTCAGGCAATCCTATCCACTCCAGAAGGTGTCATTTTATTAGCTGATATTTACAAGTTCATTTCATCGAACTATGCATATTATAGATTCGCCAAATCAGGTTGGCAAAACTCAATCAGGCACAACTTGTCTTTAAATAAAGCCTTTGAAAAGGTTCCAAGAAAACCAAATGAACCAGGTAAGGGTATGAAATGGAGAATAAATGCAGAATATcaaaatgattttattaCAAAGTGGAATACTGGTAAAATTGGCAAGATAAGAAGAGGCTCTTCAGTGGCTAGACAACTTCAATTACATATGtccaaattcaattctttgcCCAGTTCGAATCCTGCACAAAACCAAGTAGTAGGCCAACAAACTCAACTAAATCAACCACCTCCAGCGCCTCTCCCCCAACgacaacaacagcagcaaaGAATGGAACCGCAGCAGCAGCAGTTTATGATTCAATCACAACAGTCACAAGCTTATACACCGGTGaatcaattaaatcaaCAACCAAGCCGAAATGGGCCGCCAATTATAAACGTACATAATGTGAATAACGATGTTCCTCCACACTATCCGCTTGGTTTGATACCGGAGCGTCCTCAAACCGATATGAACAATAACCAAATGAAACCACCATCTATGCCAGCACATTTAAGTAGGAATGCAAGTAATAATGCTCTAGTATCATTTACAAAAGCTGCTtccaaaattcaaaatagtATTTCACAGCAGAAAGCTCTACCACCAATAGTGACGGGAGCTCAACCACAAACCAACTTATCTCAGACGGACCCGTCCTCAAATCAGCTAAATGGAGCATCAACTAACATCCAACTTTCGCCAACGTATGATTCCTTACTGCGCTCGCCTACGAAAGCGTTTCATATCAAACAAATGGAAGCATATACACCAGAGAGAGGCAGTGGACTCCAGAATCGCTCCCCTCTTAATAATAACTATTCAAACCAGAATATTTCAGGTAACGCTGCCACCCTAAacactaataataataggAAATTAGCTGCACCTGTATCCTCACTAACCGTTACCAATCTGGAGAATAATCCAAAGTTTACTCCCTCATCCAATAAATCACAAGGAAATAGAAGCTCGCCCAATGTCTGGAATCTTCTACAATTTAGTTCTGTTAATAACACAGCATCCATCATCAATAACAATGGTAGCAATCAACCGGAGACTAATATATCTAGTGAATCTAAGGAGATGGCTTCATCCCCATTGAAAAGACACGATGATTCGGATCCTGCAGACGGTACtaatggaaaaaaattaatgcTAGACACCGATGGTGCCAAGATTAGTGTGGTCAACGACTTATAG
- the TOM7 gene encoding Tom7p (ancestral locus Anc_2.226), translating to MNFLPSFILSDESKERISKILDLTHNVAHYGWIPFVLYLGWAHTPNRPNLFNLLSPLPSV from the coding sequence atgaattttcttccttCCTTTATCCTAAGCGATGAATCCAAAGAACGTATCTCCAAGATTTTAGATTTGACTCACAATGTGGCTCACTACGGTTGGATACCATTCGTATTATATCTAGGATGGGCACACACTCCAAACAGACcaaatttgtttaatttgttGTCTCCATTACCAAGTGTTTAA
- the RPL16B gene encoding 60S ribosomal protein uL13 (ancestral locus Anc_2.228), whose protein sequence is MSKFEPVFVIDGKGHLVGRLASIVAKQLLNGQKIVVVRAEALNISGEFFRNKLKYHDYLRKATIFNKTRGPFHFRAPSRIFYKAVRGMVSHKTARGKAAMERLKVFEGVPPPYDKKKRVVVPNALRVLRLKPGRKYTTLGKLSSSVGWKYEDVVSKLEEKRKVRSAEYYAKKRAFNKKVTSATAAASESEAAKQLATFGY, encoded by the exons ATGTCCAAGTTTGAACCAGTCTTCGTTATTGATG GTAAGGGCCATTTAGTCGGTCGTTTAGCCTCCATTGTTGCCAAGCAATTATTGAATGGTCAAAAGATCGTTGTTGTCAGAGCTGAAGCTTTGAACATCTCTGGTGAATTCTTCAGAAACAAGTTAAAGTACCACGATTACTTGAGAAAGGCTACTATCTTCAACAAGACCCGTGGTCCATTCCATTTCAGAGCCCCATCTAGAATTTTCTACAAGGCTGTCCGTGGTATGGTTTCTCACAAGACCGCCCGTGGTAAGGCTGCCATGGAAAGATTAAAGGTCTTTGAAGGTGTCCCACCACCATAcgacaagaagaagagagtCGTTGTTCCAAACGCTTTGAGAGTCTTGAGATTGAAGCCAGGTAGAAAGTACACTACTTTAGGTAAGTTGTCTTCTTCCGTTGGTTGGAAATACGAAGATGTTGTCTCCAAGttggaagaaaagagaaaggTCAGATCCGCTGAATACTACGCCAAGAAGAGAGCTTTCAACAAGAAGGTTACCTCTGCTACTGCTGCTGCTTCTGAATCTGAAGCTGCTAAGCAATTGGCCACCTTCGGTTACTAA
- the LAT1 gene encoding dihydrolipoyllysine-residue acetyltransferase (ancestral locus Anc_2.225) codes for MSALLRAIPRFSSTSLRSQLRTQLRLQLTASYASYPAHTIIGMPSLSPTMTHGNLVAWSKQVGDQLAPGDVLAELETDKAQMDFEFQDDGYLAKILVPEGTKDVPINKPIAVYVEDADDVAAFKDFKIEDSADAAATTTTTEVKEEKPQQPEKINAQQQPTQKSKEQKSSPVTQEDTTGRIIASPLAKKIALENGVALKGFKGSGPHGRIVKDDVLKLVEQQKKAATATAASPKGPSSTSGTGISSYEDVEISNMRKIIGDRLLQSTQGIPSYIISSDISVSKLLKLRKSLNSTAKDKYKLSINDILIKAVTVAAKRVPDANAYWRPDGQDIIRKFKNVDVSVAVATPTGLLTPIVKNADSKGLVTISNEVKELVKRAKINKLAPEEFQGGTICISNMGMNDSISMFTSIINPPQSTILAIGTVKKVAVEDAGAESGFCFDEQMTITGTFDHRTIDGAKGADFMKELKTVIENPLELLL; via the coding sequence ATGTCTGCCCTCCTAAGAGCCATTCCAAGATTTTCGAGCACCTCCCTAAGATCTCAACTACGCACGCAATTAAGATTGCAATTGACCGCTTCATATGCCTCGTATCCCGCACATACCATAATAGGTATGCCATCCCTATCTCCCACTATGACACATGGTAACTTGGTTGCATGGTCCAAGCAGGTGGGAGATCAATTGGCTCCAGGGGACGTCCTTGCGGAACTGGAAACTGATAAGGCTCAAATGGATTTCGAATTCCAAGATGATGGATATTTAGCCAAGATCTTGGTCCCCGAGGGAACCAAAGATGTTCCAATTAATAAACCAATCGCAGTTTACGTGGAGGATGCAGACGATGTGGCCGCctttaaagattttaaaattgaagattcagCAGATGCAGCAGctactactactactacGGAAGTGAAAGAGGAAAAGCCACAACAACCTGAAAAGATTAACGCTCAACAGCAACCAACTcaaaaatcaaaagaaCAGAAATCATCGCCAGTCACTCAAGAAGATACTACTGGAAGAATTATTGCTTCACCTTTGGCAAAGAAAATAGCTTTGGAGAATGGTGTAGCTTTAAAGGGTTTCAAGGGTTCTGGTCCACATGGAAGAATTGTTAAAGATGACGTTCTAAAGTTAGTGGAACAACAAAAGAAAGCTGCAACCGCCACAGCAGCTTCACCAAAGGGACCTTCCTCAACTTCGGGTACTGGTATTTCCTCGTAtgaagatgttgaaatttccaatatgagaaaaattattggtGATCGTTTGCTACAATCTACGCAGGGTATCCCATCTTACATTATTTCTTCTGATATTTCAGTATCGAAACTACtaaaattaagaaaatctttgaattcaaCAGCCAAGGACAAATATAAGTTATCCATAAATGATATCTTAATTAAAGCTGTCACTGTTGCCGCCAAGAGAGTTCCAGATGCCAATGCCTATTGGAGACCAGATGGACAAGATATTATTAGGAAATTCAAGAATGTGGATGTTTCAGTAGCAGTCGCTACACCAACAGGTTTACTAACCCCAATTGTGAAAAATGCCGACTCTAAGGGTTTAGTGACAATTTCTAATGAAGTGAAGGAATTAGTGAAACGTGCaaagataaataaattggctcctgaagaatttcaagGTGGTACCATCTGCATATCTAATATGGGTATGAACGATTCTATTTCTATGTTTACCTCGATCATTAATCCACCTCAATCCACTATCCTAGCTATTGGGACCGTTAAAAAAGTTGCTGTAGAAGATGCCGGTGCTGAAAGTGGATTCTGTTTTGACGAACAAATGACAATAACAGGAACATTTGATCATAGAACCATCGACGGTGCAAAAGGTGCAGATTTTATGAAGGAATTGAAGACTGTCATTGAAAATCCTCtggaattattattgtgA